From Gemmatimonas sp.:
TGACCTGGCGCGCGTACTCCACTTCGTCGTAGTGCCCCAGCGACGCGGCGATCAGGCCGTCGGCGCCGATCGTCCACTCCTCGTACCCGCTGATGCGCACCGCCTTGCCCGTTCCGCCGGGGCCCGTGTTCGTGCCGGTGAGTGTCCAGTGATACACCGGATGCTCGCCATTCGCGGTGAGCGAGTCCATCGCGACGATCATGTCCGGAAACGCGGTCATGAACGCCTGCGCCGACGCGGTGATCGCCTCCCGCCCAACCGCTGGCGCACCCTCGTTGATTTTCAGCGAGCCCCGCTCGGCGAAGTGCGCTGCCACGCTCGCGGCCTGCTGGCTGCACCAGGCGGCGGTGTAGCGAGTGGCGAACTCCTTGAGTACGGAATCGTTCACGGCGGACTTCTCCTTGGGCGCACACGCGTTGACGACGAACGTGAGCGCGATTGCGCGTGCGAATTTGATTGCGAGGCGGCGAGTCATGTGTGATGCCGGAGGGGACGCATGCAGGACCGCGAGTTTCCCAAGCTGAGTGTCGTCCTCACTTTCGCTCCGCACCCGAGCGACGAACGACCCAGATGTTCGCTTCAGTCTGATACGCCCCGTAATACAGCGCGCGACCATCGGGTGCAGCGACAATGCTCCGCATCACGTCAGCAGGATACGGAAGGCTGTCCAGGATTACCCGCCGCCTCAGCGTCTCGATATCCTGCATCACCAGGCGACCCGCCTGCGTGAAGTACACGACGCTCCGGCTGCCGGGCAGGAAAGCCATCTCCGGCCCATCTGCATCGTCGCTCAACACGCGCGTCGTGCCGGTCGCCACATCGAACACCGCATTGCCCTTGTAGTTACCCGCCGGCGAAACAATGCCGCCAGCAATGAATCGTCCATCCGGCGACCACCGAGTGTTGTCCATCCTCCCGATGGGCGTCGTTGGAACGACGAGTGGCGTGCTGTTGCCTGGGGTCATTGGCCAGGGCGCCGTACCGATCCATGTCATGTTGTTCGTCAGCGAGCTGACGAGCAGCCGCTTGCCGTCCGGCGCAAACACCGGGTACACGATCTCGGACGGGATGGCCGTTAGCTGCGTTCGCCCGCTGCCATCGAGCCGAACCGACCACCCGTCATACACGCCGCGAGAGTTCGAATGGAACGTGAGTGCGCTGCCATCCGGAGTGAAGCGCGGGTTCCAGTCGCGGGCGGCATCGTCCGTCACTCGAGTGAGCTCGCTGCCATTCGTGCGCATCAGGAACAGGTCCTGCTGCCGGTCCGGCGCGTTCACGAGCGCGAGCCACTTTCCGTCGGGAGATACATCGAACGGTGACAGCACCGCCGTGCGGCGTTGCAACAGCGTCGTGGCGCCTGCGCGGCCCGTAGTGGCATCGAAATCGATTCGCGCCGGGTTCACGGATTCGATCGAGGACCGGAAGATCAGCGTGTTGCCATCCCGAGAAAGTCGCGGCATCGACATCGCGACATCGACACCGGCGATGACGAATTCGGGTGCACCGCTCGGCCGTCCGGATTCTTCGTCGACGGTGATGCGCCAGACTCCCATCGTGCCCCCGCGATCACTCGCGAAGTACAGCGACCTCCCATCGGCAGCCCACTCCGGTGACCAGTCCACGGCGTCGTCACTCGTCACCTCCACGAGTGCACTCCCATCGGCGCGTACCGTCACCAGATCGCGTCGGCCGCCCTTCACCGTCCAGAATGCAATGCGGGCTCCGGATGGCGACCACGCTGGCTGAAGCGCCTGCTGATTCGAATCCGCCATCTGCAACATTCGCGTCTGGCCGCTCGCCACATCCACAATTCCAATCCGACCCGTGCCCAGAGTCTGATAAGGCGTGGTGGACACTTCCGTGGAGAATGCGACCTGTCGTCCGTCTGGCGACCACGTCGGATTCGTGCCTATGCTCGTGAGACGACGGGGCGACTCGCCTGTTGCGCCAACCACGAAGATGCCACCTTCACCCAGCGCGTACGCGATCTGCTTCCCGTCGGGCGAGTATGCGGGAGACAACTCATCGCGCGTCGTGTCGCCTGCGACCAGCACTGGATTGCGACCACCGACGCGCTGTACCTGAATGTCGTAGGTGCCGCGCGCATTGCTGGAATACGCGAACGACTCGCCATCCGGCGTGATGCTCGGGCTGGATTCAACGCCCGACGCGTCGGTGAGCTGCGTGAACGACGACCACTCGCGCACTGTCGGACCGGACCCCGAGCGTCCGGCCCACCATGCCATGGCAGCAATGGCGATCACGCCAACAAACGCCGCGGCCGCGCGCCACGAGCGCACGCGAGCCGTATTCGCATGTTGTGGACGTGAGGCAACCGACAGGCTTCCCGCATCGCTCAATGCATCTGCAAATGCCGATGCCGTCGTGAAACGATCATCCGGCAGCTTCTGCACCGCCACCATCACCGCCTGCTCGACGTGCGGCGGCACAGTGCTGCGCGTTTGCGTGAGTGGCGCCGGGGGCACCGTGAGCACCCGCGCTACAATCGCCTGCGTGGTTGCGCCGGTGAACGGCGGCTCACCGGCGAGCATTTCGTATAGCACGCAACCAAGCGCGTAGATGTCGGAACGCCCATCGAGCTCGCGCTCGCCCATCGCCTGCTCAGGACTCATGTAGTGCGGTGTGCCGAGGCTCATTCCCGTCTCGGTCATCCGA
This genomic window contains:
- a CDS encoding protein kinase; translated protein: VDGTVFYVMPFVEGETLRDRLVREKQLPIAEAVRIARETASALDYAHRRGVVHRDIKPENILLQDGRVIVADFGIALAANKADRGSRMTETGMSLGTPHYMSPEQAMGERELDGRSDIYALGCVLYEMLAGEPPFTGATTQAIVARVLTVPPAPLTQTRSTVPPHVEQAVMVAVQKLPDDRFTTASAFADALSDAGSLSVASRPQHANTARVRSWRAAAAFVGVIAIAAMAWWAGRSGSGPTVREWSSFTQLTDASGVESSPSITPDGESFAYSSNARGTYDIQVQRVGGRNPVLVAGDTTRDELSPAYSPDGKQIAYALGEGGIFVVGATGESPRRLTSIGTNPTWSPDGRQVAFSTEVSTTPYQTLGTGRIGIVDVASGQTRMLQMADSNQQALQPAWSPSGARIAFWTVKGGRRDLVTVRADGSALVEVTSDDAVDWSPEWAADGRSLYFASDRGGTMGVWRITVDEESGRPSGAPEFVIAGVDVAMSMPRLSRDGNTLIFRSSIESVNPARIDFDATTGRAGATTLLQRRTAVLSPFDVSPDGKWLALVNAPDRQQDLFLMRTNGSELTRVTDDAARDWNPRFTPDGSALTFHSNSRGVYDGWSVRLDGSGRTQLTAIPSEIVYPVFAPDGKRLLVSSLTNNMTWIGTAPWPMTPGNSTPLVVPTTPIGRMDNTRWSPDGRFIAGGIVSPAGNYKGNAVFDVATGTTRVLSDDADGPEMAFLPGSRSVVYFTQAGRLVMQDIETLRRRVILDSLPYPADVMRSIVAAPDGRALYYGAYQTEANIWVVRRSGAERK
- a CDS encoding nuclear transport factor 2 family protein, with protein sequence MNDSVLKEFATRYTAAWCSQQAASVAAHFAERGSLKINEGAPAVGREAITASAQAFMTAFPDMIVAMDSLTANGEHPVYHWTLTGTNTGPGGTGKAVRISGYEEWTIGADGLIAASLGHYDEVEYARQVKAGVGAR